The proteins below come from a single Arthrobacter crystallopoietes genomic window:
- a CDS encoding type II toxin-antitoxin system VapB family antitoxin, with amino-acid sequence MIFKAVGDSRPYPDHGYESPKDWASVPPRQVRLDELITTKSTLDLEALLAEDSTFFGDLFPHVVQWQGKLYLEDGLHRAVRTALHQRAVLHARVLVIDD; translated from the coding sequence GTGATCTTCAAAGCCGTAGGCGACAGCCGCCCATATCCTGACCATGGTTACGAGAGCCCCAAGGACTGGGCCAGCGTACCTCCGCGCCAGGTCCGGCTCGACGAGCTCATCACCACTAAGAGCACGCTCGATCTGGAAGCGCTGCTGGCCGAGGACTCCACGTTCTTCGGCGACCTGTTCCCGCATGTGGTCCAGTGGCAGGGCAAGCTGTACCTCGAAGACGGCCTCCACCGGGCGGTCCGCACCGCCCTGCACCAGCGCGCGGTCCTGCACGCCCGGGTGCTCGTGATCGATGACTAA
- a CDS encoding LytR C-terminal domain-containing protein has translation MTKPSNLPQKPKRKPAETLRLQGRNIITEDDLDEVFPDDGNVEKPEIYSHRKILHGVVLTLLVALIIAAVLTALAVVRGDLKIPGWSHTPAPEATCPVAVHEYPPNDSITVNVYNGTQEEGLAGQTSGLLAKRGYEIGEVASKRMSRTGLTAVIISGPAGEANAFNLQRNIPETEYVADQRADASVDVVLGSKFKQFVPPDSVDQTPGTLSCPRLSPEPDEVAK, from the coding sequence ATGACTAAGCCCTCGAACCTGCCGCAGAAGCCGAAACGGAAACCAGCGGAAACGCTACGCTTGCAGGGCCGCAACATCATCACGGAGGACGACTTGGACGAAGTCTTCCCCGACGACGGCAACGTGGAGAAGCCGGAGATCTACAGCCACCGGAAGATTTTGCACGGTGTTGTCCTGACGCTGCTGGTGGCTCTCATCATTGCCGCCGTCCTTACCGCCCTGGCTGTGGTCCGCGGCGACCTTAAGATCCCGGGGTGGTCCCACACTCCTGCGCCGGAGGCGACGTGCCCTGTAGCCGTGCATGAGTATCCGCCGAACGATTCCATTACTGTCAACGTATATAACGGCACGCAGGAGGAAGGCCTGGCCGGCCAGACTTCCGGCCTGCTTGCCAAACGCGGTTACGAGATCGGCGAAGTAGCCTCGAAGCGCATGAGCCGTACCGGGCTCACCGCCGTCATCATTTCGGGGCCCGCCGGGGAGGCCAACGCGTTCAATCTGCAACGGAACATTCCGGAAACGGAATACGTGGCGGACCAACGCGCCGATGCCAGCGTGGACGTCGTGCTCGGGTCGAAGTTCAAGCAGTTCGTGCCCCCGGACAGCGTGGACCAGACTCCGGGGACCTTGAGCTGCCCGCGGCTCTCGCCCGAACCCGATGAAGTCGCCAAGTAG
- a CDS encoding MFS transporter → MSGSGRQSGRLWTKDFVLAIAVNLFISMVFYLLMTSMALYAVERFRASDTLAGLASSSFIIGSVFARIFAGWLLDVVGRRRLLLAALLVFVAASLLYIPAGSLPLLLALRIIHGMAFGAGSTAVAASVQALIPPARRSEGTGYFGLSTTLSIALGPFLAVLLSAGGNYAGLFFFCAACSVAAFLIALAMRLPELPRRRAGSARKRGTGRRRISLAAVLEPGALPVSTVILVCGVAYSGFLAFLTSYALEQGIASAASMFFLVYAVAVLVSRLFVGRIHDRRGDNAIIYPALAVFAVGLGLLALEPAVWSIAAAGVLSGLGFGSLTPSIQAVAVTEAPEMRLGTATSTFYLMLDLGVGVGPVVLGALLPLTGYPGMFGSLGALVLAAVVLYYVVHGRKHRPPRAA, encoded by the coding sequence ATGAGCGGGAGCGGCCGGCAATCCGGAAGGCTCTGGACCAAGGACTTCGTTCTCGCGATCGCCGTCAACCTGTTCATCTCGATGGTCTTCTACCTGCTGATGACCTCGATGGCGCTTTACGCGGTGGAGCGCTTCCGCGCCTCGGACACGCTGGCCGGCCTGGCCTCCAGCTCTTTCATTATCGGTTCCGTGTTCGCCCGGATTTTCGCCGGCTGGCTGCTCGATGTGGTGGGCCGGCGCCGGTTGCTGCTGGCGGCCCTGCTGGTCTTCGTAGCCGCCTCCCTGCTCTACATTCCGGCGGGCTCGCTGCCCTTGCTGCTGGCGCTGCGCATCATCCACGGCATGGCGTTCGGCGCGGGCAGCACCGCCGTGGCGGCCTCGGTGCAGGCGCTGATCCCACCGGCCCGGCGGAGCGAGGGGACCGGCTACTTCGGCTTGTCCACCACATTGTCCATTGCGCTGGGACCGTTCCTGGCCGTGCTGCTTTCGGCCGGCGGCAATTACGCTGGACTGTTCTTCTTCTGCGCGGCGTGCTCGGTGGCCGCGTTCCTGATCGCCCTCGCCATGCGATTGCCGGAGCTACCCAGGAGGCGCGCCGGGTCCGCGCGGAAACGGGGAACCGGCCGGCGACGGATCTCGCTGGCAGCGGTACTCGAGCCGGGCGCACTGCCCGTCTCGACGGTCATTCTGGTCTGCGGCGTGGCCTACTCCGGCTTCCTGGCCTTCCTCACTTCATACGCGCTGGAGCAGGGAATCGCCTCCGCAGCGAGCATGTTCTTCCTGGTCTACGCGGTGGCCGTGCTGGTCTCCCGCCTGTTCGTGGGCCGGATCCACGACCGCCGGGGCGACAACGCCATTATCTATCCGGCGCTGGCGGTCTTCGCGGTGGGCCTCGGATTGCTCGCCCTCGAGCCAGCCGTTTGGTCCATCGCCGCGGCCGGAGTGCTTAGCGGCTTAGGCTTCGGCTCCCTCACGCCCAGTATCCAGGCCGTCGCGGTCACCGAGGCACCCGAAATGCGCCTCGGCACGGCAACATCTACGTTCTACCTGATGCTCGACCTGGGGGTCGGCGTGGGCCCGGTGGTCCTCGGCGCCCTCCTGCCGCTGACGGGCTACCCCGGAATGTTCGGTTCGCTGGGCGCTCTGGTGCTGGCCGCCGTCGTACTTTATTACGTGGTCCACGGCCGCAAACATCGACCGCCGCGCGCCGCCTAG
- a CDS encoding DsbA family oxidoreductase — MKIEIWSDIACPWCFIGKRRFEKALEKFEHKDQIDVQWRSYQLDPTLQAHYDGTETEYLSQMKGMPQEQVRQMFAHVTEQAAGEGLDYDFDKIVVANSFTAHRFLHLAKAHNLDAQAKEALLSGHFEHGEDIGDVEYLVRTGVVLGLDEAEIRAALEGDRYAEDVQADIAEARALGVTGVPFFVLDRKYGISGAQPTESFSQALAQAWAERNPLTVLSGNNDDGATCGPDGCN, encoded by the coding sequence ATGAAGATTGAGATCTGGTCCGACATTGCCTGCCCCTGGTGCTTCATCGGAAAGCGCCGTTTCGAGAAAGCCCTCGAGAAGTTCGAGCACAAGGACCAGATTGACGTCCAGTGGCGCAGCTACCAGCTGGACCCCACCCTGCAGGCGCACTATGACGGCACGGAGACCGAGTACCTGAGCCAGATGAAGGGCATGCCGCAGGAGCAGGTCCGCCAGATGTTCGCGCATGTCACGGAGCAGGCTGCGGGTGAAGGCCTGGACTACGATTTCGACAAGATCGTGGTAGCCAACAGCTTCACCGCGCACCGCTTCCTGCACCTGGCCAAGGCCCACAACCTGGACGCACAGGCCAAGGAAGCGCTGCTCTCCGGCCATTTCGAACACGGCGAAGACATCGGCGACGTGGAGTATCTGGTGCGCACCGGCGTCGTACTTGGTCTGGATGAGGCGGAAATCCGCGCGGCGCTCGAGGGCGACCGCTACGCCGAGGACGTGCAGGCGGACATCGCCGAGGCCCGTGCGCTCGGCGTGACCGGCGTGCCGTTCTTCGTGCTGGACCGCAAGTACGGCATCTCGGGCGCCCAGCCCACCGAAAGCTTCAGCCAGGCGCTGGCGCAGGCCTGGGCGGAACGCAATCCGCTCACCGTGCTCTCCGGAAACAACGACGACGGCGCCACCTGCGGCCCGGACGGCTGCAACTAA
- a CDS encoding amino acid permease: MAQFAQALARGLTVRHIRFMALGSAIGTGLFYGSAAAIQAAGPAVLLAYAIGGAAVFLVMRALGEMAVRHPVSGSFGQYASRYLGPFAGFITGWTFAFEMAIVAIADVTAFGIYMGFWFPDVPRWIWILAVVCLIAALNLMRVKVFGETEFWLSIIKVAAIIAMIAGGAAIVVFGFGLPDAANPGLGTMLASGGFFANGFWGLLASFSIVMFAFGGIETIGITAGEAENPKKAIPAAINTVPVRILLFYVCTLGVLMMIFPWNQIDGETSPFVQIFDALGIPAAAHILNAVVITAAISAINSDTFGAGRMMYGLAQQGHAPASFAKISRHGVPWMTVATMTAVLLVGVVLNALLPESLFLIIASIATFATVWVWLMILLSHIAMKREIARKKLPASEFAVPFWPVASYAALAFMVFVVVLLGIMPGTRVALVVGVAWIAVLFVAYHVGIKGKGHVRAELVDETGTGTGPATGTVQPEYIDR, translated from the coding sequence ATGGCACAATTTGCCCAGGCACTTGCGCGCGGCCTGACGGTCCGCCACATCCGGTTCATGGCCCTCGGTTCGGCCATCGGCACCGGACTGTTCTACGGCTCAGCGGCCGCCATCCAGGCTGCCGGTCCGGCCGTCCTGCTGGCCTACGCGATCGGCGGAGCCGCGGTCTTCCTGGTCATGCGGGCCTTGGGCGAGATGGCCGTGCGGCACCCGGTTTCCGGTTCCTTCGGACAGTATGCGAGCCGTTACCTCGGCCCGTTCGCCGGCTTCATCACCGGTTGGACCTTCGCGTTCGAGATGGCGATCGTGGCGATCGCGGACGTGACAGCGTTCGGCATCTACATGGGTTTCTGGTTCCCGGACGTGCCGCGCTGGATCTGGATCCTCGCCGTCGTCTGCCTCATCGCGGCGCTGAACCTGATGCGGGTCAAAGTGTTCGGCGAAACCGAATTCTGGCTCTCGATCATCAAGGTTGCCGCCATTATCGCGATGATCGCCGGCGGCGCCGCGATTGTCGTGTTCGGCTTCGGGCTGCCGGACGCGGCCAACCCGGGACTGGGGACGATGCTCGCCTCCGGCGGTTTCTTCGCCAACGGGTTCTGGGGCCTGCTGGCCTCCTTCTCCATTGTGATGTTCGCGTTCGGCGGGATCGAGACCATCGGCATTACCGCGGGCGAGGCGGAGAACCCGAAGAAGGCCATCCCGGCGGCGATCAACACCGTGCCGGTGCGCATCCTGCTCTTCTACGTCTGCACGCTCGGTGTGCTGATGATGATCTTCCCATGGAACCAGATCGACGGCGAGACCAGCCCGTTCGTGCAGATCTTCGACGCGCTGGGCATTCCGGCCGCCGCGCACATCCTGAACGCCGTGGTCATCACTGCCGCGATTTCGGCCATCAACTCGGACACCTTCGGGGCCGGCAGGATGATGTACGGGCTGGCGCAGCAGGGCCACGCGCCGGCGTCGTTCGCGAAGATCTCCCGTCACGGCGTGCCGTGGATGACGGTGGCGACGATGACAGCGGTGCTGCTGGTCGGCGTCGTACTCAATGCGTTGCTGCCCGAGTCCCTGTTCCTGATCATCGCCTCGATCGCCACCTTCGCCACCGTGTGGGTGTGGCTGATGATCCTGCTCTCGCACATCGCCATGAAGCGCGAGATTGCGCGGAAGAAGCTACCGGCCTCCGAGTTTGCGGTGCCGTTCTGGCCGGTGGCGTCCTACGCTGCACTGGCATTCATGGTGTTCGTGGTGGTGCTGCTGGGCATCATGCCGGGCACCCGCGTGGCGCTGGTTGTCGGGGTGGCATGGATCGCGGTGCTGTTCGTGGCGTACCACGTCGGGATCAAGGGCAAGGGACATGTGCGGGCCGAGCTGGTGGACGAGACCGGGACGGGAACCGGGCCCGCCACCGGCACCGTCCAGCCGGAATACATCGACCGCTAG
- a CDS encoding CG0192-related protein, producing the protein MAIIYDAVLNPSKIDLLASWLPDQPWFPQLGEQRSEPGEQPALQPIGAYRFDDPTGDVGMEVHLLRLEDGTILQVPLTYRGTPLDGAEPWLAGTMEHSVLGKRWVYDGCGDPVFAAALATAILQGGTEAEQFLDVDGKLDPLERTVTVRGSGAPGTEVPQITTAVPATVGAVTTITAGLLALSLYRIPVADEPGTHGNTLTGSWGDHPPVVLASIP; encoded by the coding sequence ATGGCCATTATTTACGACGCAGTCCTGAATCCCTCAAAAATCGACCTCCTGGCATCATGGTTGCCGGATCAGCCGTGGTTCCCGCAGCTAGGGGAGCAGCGTTCGGAGCCAGGGGAGCAGCCGGCGTTGCAGCCCATCGGTGCGTACCGCTTCGACGACCCGACCGGCGACGTCGGCATGGAAGTCCACCTGCTGCGCCTCGAGGACGGCACCATCCTGCAAGTGCCGCTGACCTACCGAGGTACGCCGCTGGACGGCGCCGAACCGTGGCTCGCCGGCACCATGGAACACTCTGTGCTCGGTAAGCGCTGGGTCTACGACGGCTGCGGCGACCCGGTCTTCGCGGCAGCGCTCGCCACGGCGATCCTGCAGGGCGGCACCGAGGCCGAACAGTTCCTCGATGTGGACGGCAAGCTCGACCCCCTCGAGCGCACGGTCACCGTGCGCGGCAGCGGCGCTCCCGGCACCGAGGTCCCGCAAATTACGACGGCGGTGCCCGCTACCGTGGGTGCGGTTACCACCATCACTGCCGGACTGCTGGCCCTTTCCCTGTACCGCATCCCCGTAGCTGATGAACCAGGCACGCACGGGAACACCCTCACCGGCAGCTGGGGCGATCATCCTCCGGTTGTTCTGGCCTCCATTCCGTAA
- a CDS encoding ArsR/SmtB family transcription factor, producing the protein MVVDQVSDAELDRLFQALADATRRDIVARVLTGEYSVSGLAAEYAMSFAAVQKHVAVLERASLVTKEKRGREQMVRIHLEGLRRARRLLDDYEEIWQQRVARIDDILAEG; encoded by the coding sequence ATGGTTGTAGATCAAGTTTCCGATGCCGAGTTGGACCGCCTGTTCCAGGCGCTCGCCGACGCCACCCGCCGCGACATTGTCGCCCGGGTCCTCACCGGCGAGTATTCCGTCTCGGGGCTGGCTGCCGAATACGCCATGAGTTTTGCCGCCGTCCAGAAACATGTGGCGGTGCTGGAACGGGCTTCCCTTGTCACCAAGGAGAAGCGCGGAAGAGAGCAGATGGTGCGGATTCATCTCGAAGGGTTGAGAAGGGCGCGGCGGCTGCTCGATGACTATGAGGAGATCTGGCAGCAGCGTGTTGCCCGGATCGACGACATTCTCGCTGAGGGATAG